One genomic segment of Paraburkholderia aromaticivorans includes these proteins:
- a CDS encoding bifunctional salicylyl-CoA 5-hydroxylase/oxidoreductase: protein MRIVCIGGGPAGLYFGLLMKGRNPAHDVTVVERNRPYDTFGWGVVFSDQTLGNLRAADAPSADAILDAFNHWDDIEINFRGRQIRSSGHGFCGIGRKRLLNILQARCEELGVKLVFETQVTDDSVYKADLIIACDGANSAIRQKYAATYRPAVDMRDCRFVWLGTKKLFDAFTFAFEETEFGWFQAHAYRFDDQTSTFIVETPERVWRAAGLDEMSKEDSIAFCEKLFARYLDGNPLLSNAAHLRGSSQWIRFPRVVNEEWVHWRGNADGTQTPVVLMGDAAHTAHFSIGSGTKLALEDSIELANSIGAHPGDLAAALQHYTNVRSVDVLRIQNAARNSTEWFEHVDRYTSFEPEQFAYSLLTRSQRISHENLRERDANYLSGFEDWLARRAGVERAPEKHSVPPMFTPFTLRGVTLKNRVVVSPMAQYSAVDGIAGDYHLMHLGARAMGGAALVMTEMTCVSPEARITPACPGMYAPEHLSAWKRIVDLVHRQSDAKIGIQLGHSGAKGSTRVAWEGIDQPLTQGNWPLVSASPQQYLRGVSQHSREATQDELREIEAQFVRAAQMSAEAGFDWLELHCAHGYFLSSFLSPLTNQRTDEYGGSLENRLRYPLRVFKAIRAVWPQDKPISVRISANDWVEGGTTPDDAVQIARAFKAAGADMIDVSSGQVSKEEKPVFGRMFQTPFADRVRNEAGIATIAVGAISEADHVNSIIAAGRADLCAIARPHLANPAWTLNEAARIGYFDVTWPKPYTAAKSQLERNLERERAQAAANAGLSPQERAQRAEGTT, encoded by the coding sequence ATGCGCATCGTTTGTATCGGCGGCGGCCCGGCCGGGTTGTACTTCGGTCTGTTGATGAAGGGCCGCAACCCGGCCCATGACGTCACGGTGGTCGAGCGCAACCGTCCCTATGACACCTTCGGCTGGGGCGTCGTCTTCTCCGACCAGACCCTCGGCAATCTGCGCGCCGCCGACGCCCCCAGCGCCGATGCGATCCTCGACGCGTTCAATCACTGGGACGACATCGAAATCAATTTCCGCGGCCGGCAGATCCGCTCATCGGGTCACGGCTTTTGCGGCATCGGCCGCAAACGTCTGCTGAACATCCTGCAAGCGCGCTGCGAAGAACTCGGCGTGAAGCTGGTCTTCGAAACCCAGGTCACGGACGACAGCGTCTACAAAGCCGATCTGATCATCGCCTGCGACGGCGCCAACAGTGCGATCCGTCAAAAGTACGCCGCAACCTATCGCCCCGCCGTCGACATGCGCGATTGCCGCTTCGTCTGGCTGGGCACCAAAAAACTTTTCGACGCCTTCACCTTCGCCTTCGAAGAAACCGAATTCGGCTGGTTCCAGGCGCATGCCTATCGTTTCGACGATCAGACTTCCACGTTCATCGTCGAAACGCCGGAGCGCGTGTGGCGCGCCGCCGGCCTCGACGAAATGAGCAAGGAGGACAGCATCGCCTTCTGCGAAAAGCTGTTCGCCAGGTATCTGGACGGCAACCCCTTGCTCTCGAACGCGGCGCATTTGCGCGGCTCGTCGCAATGGATTCGCTTCCCGCGCGTGGTCAACGAGGAGTGGGTCCATTGGCGCGGCAACGCGGACGGCACGCAAACGCCGGTCGTCCTCATGGGCGACGCCGCGCACACCGCTCACTTCTCGATCGGCTCGGGCACCAAACTCGCACTCGAAGACTCGATCGAACTCGCCAACAGCATCGGCGCGCATCCCGGCGATCTCGCCGCCGCGCTGCAGCATTACACCAACGTACGCAGCGTCGACGTCTTGCGGATTCAGAACGCCGCGCGCAATTCGACGGAATGGTTCGAGCATGTCGATCGCTATACGTCGTTCGAACCGGAACAGTTCGCGTATTCGCTGCTCACGCGCTCGCAACGCATCTCGCACGAAAATCTGCGTGAACGCGACGCCAACTATCTGTCCGGCTTCGAAGACTGGCTCGCCCGGCGCGCAGGCGTCGAGCGCGCGCCGGAAAAGCATTCGGTGCCGCCCATGTTCACGCCCTTCACCTTGCGCGGCGTCACGCTGAAAAACCGCGTGGTGGTGTCGCCCATGGCGCAATATTCGGCCGTCGACGGCATTGCGGGCGACTATCACCTGATGCACCTCGGCGCCCGGGCAATGGGCGGCGCAGCGCTGGTCATGACGGAGATGACCTGCGTCTCGCCCGAAGCGCGTATCACGCCCGCATGCCCCGGCATGTATGCGCCCGAGCATCTGAGCGCGTGGAAGCGCATTGTCGATCTCGTGCATCGTCAGTCGGATGCGAAGATCGGTATTCAGCTCGGCCATTCCGGCGCGAAAGGGTCGACACGTGTCGCGTGGGAGGGCATCGATCAGCCGCTTACGCAGGGCAACTGGCCGCTCGTCTCGGCGTCGCCGCAACAATATCTGCGCGGCGTCAGCCAGCATTCGCGCGAAGCCACGCAGGACGAGTTGCGCGAAATCGAGGCGCAGTTCGTGCGCGCCGCACAGATGTCGGCCGAAGCGGGTTTCGACTGGCTCGAACTGCATTGCGCGCACGGCTATTTCCTGTCGAGCTTTCTGTCGCCGCTGACCAACCAGCGCACTGACGAATACGGCGGCTCGCTGGAGAATCGTCTGCGCTACCCGCTGCGGGTTTTCAAGGCGATTCGCGCGGTCTGGCCGCAGGACAAGCCGATTTCCGTGCGCATCTCCGCGAACGATTGGGTCGAAGGCGGCACGACACCCGACGATGCGGTCCAGATCGCCCGGGCCTTCAAGGCAGCCGGCGCCGACATGATCGACGTGTCGTCCGGCCAGGTCAGCAAGGAAGAAAAACCCGTATTCGGCCGCATGTTCCAGACGCCGTTCGCCGACCGCGTGCGCAACGAAGCGGGAATCGCGACCATCGCGGTGGGCGCGATCTCCGAAGCGGATCACGTGAACAGCATCATCGCGGCAGGCCGCGCCGATCTGTGCGCAATTGCTCGCCCGCATCTGGCCAATCCCGCGTGGACGTTGAACGAAGCCGCCAGGATCGGCTATTTCGACGTGACGTGGCCGAAGCCCTACACCGCGGCGAAATCTCAACTCGAGCGCAACCTCGAACGCGAGCGCGCCCAAGCCGCCGCGAACGCCGGTTTGTCGCCGCAAGAACGCGCGCAACGCGCTGAAGGAACCACGTGA
- a CDS encoding SDR family NAD(P)-dependent oxidoreductase, whose protein sequence is MNTLHSTLSGQHAVVTGGGSGIGAAVAQALLRAGARVTLMGRNAQRLDAQREKCRALGDVACLSVDVTQEDSVANAFREAGAVDILINNAGQAQAAPFSHTDMALWQRMLDVNLTGVFLGTRAVLPGMLERGHGRIVNVASTAGQIGYAYVAAYCAAKHGVIGLTRSLALEVATKGVTVNAVCPGYTETELLHASLEQITSKTSRTEQQARETLLRSNPQHRFVSPEQVANAVLWLCQPGSDAVTGQSISISGGEVM, encoded by the coding sequence GTGAACACACTCCATTCCACGCTCTCCGGACAGCACGCCGTGGTCACCGGCGGCGGCAGCGGCATTGGCGCGGCCGTCGCGCAAGCCCTGCTACGCGCCGGCGCGCGAGTCACCTTGATGGGCCGCAACGCGCAGCGGCTCGACGCGCAGCGCGAGAAATGCCGCGCGTTGGGCGACGTGGCTTGCCTCAGCGTCGACGTCACGCAGGAAGACTCCGTCGCGAATGCGTTCCGTGAAGCCGGCGCGGTCGATATCCTCATCAACAACGCAGGTCAGGCGCAAGCCGCTCCGTTTTCGCACACCGACATGGCGCTCTGGCAGCGCATGCTGGACGTGAACCTCACCGGCGTCTTTCTCGGCACGCGCGCGGTGTTGCCCGGCATGCTCGAGCGCGGTCACGGCCGCATCGTCAACGTGGCGAGCACGGCGGGACAGATCGGTTATGCGTACGTCGCCGCTTATTGCGCCGCGAAACATGGCGTGATCGGCCTCACGCGTTCGCTCGCGCTGGAAGTCGCGACCAAAGGCGTCACCGTGAACGCCGTGTGCCCCGGCTATACGGAAACGGAACTGCTGCACGCATCGCTTGAACAGATCACCAGCAAGACCTCGCGCACCGAACAGCAGGCGCGCGAAACTTTGCTTCGCTCGAATCCGCAACATCGCTTCGTGAGTCCCGAGCAGGTCGCCAATGCGGTGCTCTGGCTTTGCCAACCCGGCTCGGACGCCGTCACGGGGCAATCCATTTCCATCTCCGGTGGAGAAGTCATGTGA
- a CDS encoding MarR family winged helix-turn-helix transcriptional regulator produces the protein MTKSTNIRKPAAAADTKPPRKGVAKPAENVVDLEMSTGADSHMGLRLWLRMLTTTNLVQAELRKRLRNEFDTTLPRFDLMAQLERHPEGLKMTELSRRLMVTGGNVTGITDQLEKEGLVSRDTDPNDRRSISVCLTPAGRKAFDKMAVAHEQWVVELFGGLSLEEKSRTHQRLGKLKQHLLDSLKD, from the coding sequence GTGACCAAGTCAACGAACATCAGGAAGCCCGCGGCGGCGGCTGACACGAAGCCGCCGCGCAAAGGCGTCGCCAAACCCGCGGAGAACGTCGTGGACCTCGAAATGAGCACCGGCGCGGATAGTCACATGGGCTTGCGCCTGTGGCTGCGCATGCTGACCACGACCAACCTCGTGCAGGCCGAATTGCGCAAGCGTTTGCGCAACGAATTCGACACCACATTGCCGCGTTTCGATCTGATGGCGCAGTTGGAGCGCCATCCTGAAGGCCTGAAGATGACCGAGCTGTCGCGCCGCTTGATGGTGACGGGCGGCAACGTCACCGGCATTACGGATCAGCTCGAAAAAGAAGGGCTGGTGTCGCGCGACACCGATCCGAACGACCGCCGCTCGATCAGCGTGTGTCTGACGCCCGCGGGCCGCAAAGCGTTCGACAAGATGGCGGTCGCGCATGAGCAATGGGTGGTCGAGCTGTTCGGTGGTTTGAGCCTCGAGGAAAAATCGCGTACCCATCAGCGCCTCGGCAAACTCAAGCAACATCTGCTCGATAGTCTGAAAGACTGA
- a CDS encoding enoyl-CoA hydratase family protein, producing MTRSNADALLAGNRLTLADYEARHFGWSVAGKVATITLNRPERKNPLTFESYAELRDLFRQLTFATDVKAVVIHGAGDNFCSGGDVHDIIAPLIDLPMPELLLFTRMTGDLVKAMRHCPQPVIAAVDGVCAGAGAILAMASDMRLGTARSKLAFLFSRVGLAGCDMGACAILPRIIGQGRAAELLFTGRSASGDEGHTWGFYNRLCEPAALLEEAHKLAADLVAGPTFAHGITKKMLHQEWSMSIDEAIESEAQAQAICMSTRDFERAYSAFAAKSRPVFEGD from the coding sequence ATGACACGATCCAATGCCGACGCGCTGCTGGCCGGCAACCGCCTCACGCTGGCGGATTACGAAGCACGGCACTTCGGCTGGTCGGTCGCCGGCAAGGTCGCGACGATCACCCTCAACCGGCCGGAACGCAAGAACCCGCTGACCTTCGAGTCATATGCGGAGTTGCGCGACCTGTTCCGGCAATTGACCTTTGCAACCGACGTCAAGGCCGTCGTGATTCACGGCGCAGGTGACAATTTCTGCTCCGGTGGCGACGTGCACGACATCATCGCGCCGCTGATCGATCTGCCCATGCCGGAACTGCTGCTCTTCACGCGTATGACCGGCGATCTCGTCAAAGCCATGCGCCATTGTCCGCAACCGGTGATCGCCGCCGTCGACGGGGTTTGTGCCGGCGCCGGCGCGATCCTCGCGATGGCCTCCGACATGCGGCTCGGCACGGCCCGCAGCAAGCTCGCTTTCCTGTTCTCGCGCGTTGGCCTCGCCGGCTGCGATATGGGCGCTTGCGCGATCCTGCCGCGCATCATCGGTCAGGGGCGCGCCGCCGAACTGCTCTTCACCGGTCGCTCGGCAAGCGGCGACGAAGGCCACACATGGGGCTTCTATAACCGCCTGTGCGAACCCGCCGCGCTTCTCGAAGAAGCGCACAAGCTCGCCGCGGATCTTGTCGCCGGCCCGACTTTTGCGCACGGCATCACGAAGAAGATGCTGCATCAGGAATGGAGCATGAGCATCGACGAAGCGATCGAATCGGAAGCGCAAGCGCAGGCGATCTGCATGAGCACCCGCGATTTCGAGCGCGCTTATAGCGCGTTTGCCGCAAAGTCGCGTCCGGTGTTCGAGGGAGATTGA
- a CDS encoding acyl-CoA dehydrogenase family protein: MSANTELDPHGALAWPFFEPRHRELAAGIEAWCREKLKHEDHKDVDATCRHLVRELGAAGWLKYGVGGVAYGGHGDTIDTRAVCLLRETLAKHSGLADFALAMQGLGSGAISLGGTHEQKTRYLPRVANGTAIAAFALSEPEAGSDVAAMALCAREDGDAYVLDGDKTWISNGGIADFYVVFARTGEAPGARGISAFIVDADTPGLEIAQRIDVIAPHPLARLHFAGARVPRGQMLGAPGEGFKLAMRTLDIFRTSVAAASLGFARHAMAEGLARAASRKMFGQTLGDFQLTQAKLAQMALTIDSSALLVYRAAWLRDQGESVTREAAMAKWHASEGAQQVIDAAVQLYGGMGVQSGTAVEMLYREIRALRIYEGATEVQQLIVGRDLLKAHAAATAGANAK; this comes from the coding sequence TTGAGCGCCAACACCGAACTGGATCCGCATGGCGCGCTGGCGTGGCCGTTTTTCGAGCCTCGTCATCGCGAACTGGCCGCGGGTATTGAAGCGTGGTGCCGCGAAAAGCTGAAGCACGAAGACCACAAGGACGTCGATGCAACGTGTCGTCACCTGGTGCGTGAACTCGGCGCGGCAGGCTGGTTGAAATACGGCGTGGGCGGCGTAGCCTACGGCGGCCACGGCGACACGATCGACACGCGCGCCGTCTGCCTGCTGCGCGAAACGCTCGCCAAACACTCAGGGCTCGCGGACTTCGCGCTGGCGATGCAAGGACTCGGTTCGGGCGCCATCTCGCTCGGCGGCACCCACGAACAAAAGACGCGTTATCTGCCGCGCGTCGCCAACGGCACTGCCATCGCGGCGTTCGCGCTGTCCGAGCCCGAGGCCGGATCGGACGTCGCCGCCATGGCGCTCTGCGCTCGCGAAGACGGCGACGCCTACGTGCTCGACGGCGACAAGACGTGGATCTCCAATGGCGGCATCGCCGATTTCTACGTGGTGTTCGCGAGAACCGGCGAAGCACCGGGCGCACGCGGCATCAGCGCATTCATCGTGGACGCGGATACGCCGGGACTGGAGATCGCGCAGCGCATCGACGTGATCGCGCCGCATCCGCTCGCGCGTCTGCACTTTGCCGGCGCACGCGTGCCGCGCGGCCAGATGCTCGGTGCGCCCGGCGAAGGTTTCAAGCTCGCCATGCGCACGCTGGATATCTTCCGCACGTCGGTGGCGGCGGCGTCGCTCGGCTTCGCCCGTCATGCAATGGCCGAAGGTCTCGCGCGCGCCGCGTCGCGCAAGATGTTCGGGCAGACGCTCGGCGACTTTCAACTGACGCAGGCCAAACTCGCGCAGATGGCCTTGACCATCGACAGCAGCGCATTGCTGGTCTATCGCGCGGCGTGGTTGCGCGATCAAGGCGAAAGCGTCACACGCGAAGCCGCGATGGCGAAGTGGCACGCAAGCGAAGGCGCGCAACAGGTGATCGACGCCGCCGTGCAACTCTACGGCGGCATGGGCGTGCAAAGCGGCACGGCCGTCGAGATGCTGTACCGCGAGATTCGCGCGCTGCGCATTTACGAAGGCGCGACCGAAGTGCAGCAACTGATTGTGGGGCGTGATCTGTTGAAAGCGCATGCTGCCGCAACCGCCGGAGCGAACGCGAAATGA
- a CDS encoding acyl-CoA thioesterase, which translates to MNACFERPVRIRFSHCDPAGIVFFPQYLVMTNALVEDWFNEGLHIDYAQMIAQRRVGLPIVKLECEFSRPSQMGETITLALHVAAIGRRSISIEIVGHCNGETRFRAKQVLVTTSLESGTSIDIPTDIASTLATFAPHPDSIEAHRS; encoded by the coding sequence ATGAACGCGTGTTTCGAACGGCCCGTGCGTATCCGCTTCTCGCATTGCGACCCGGCGGGCATCGTGTTCTTCCCGCAATATCTGGTGATGACCAACGCACTGGTCGAAGACTGGTTCAACGAAGGCCTGCACATCGACTACGCGCAGATGATCGCACAGCGCCGCGTCGGCTTGCCGATCGTCAAACTGGAGTGCGAGTTTTCGCGGCCGAGCCAGATGGGCGAAACAATCACGCTGGCACTTCATGTCGCGGCTATCGGGCGGCGCTCGATCAGCATCGAGATCGTCGGCCATTGCAACGGCGAAACGCGTTTCCGCGCGAAACAGGTGCTCGTGACGACCTCGCTCGAAAGCGGCACCTCCATCGATATTCCCACCGACATTGCGAGCACGCTCGCGACGTTCGCCCCGCACCCCGACTCCATTGAGGCGCATCGCTCATGA
- a CDS encoding RidA family protein gives MKKALLPAGWVKPRGYANGVAASGTQVFIAGQIGWDEQARFQTTDFAAQAIQALKNVLAVLHEAGGKPEHLVRLTWYVTDKREYLASLKDIGRAFRELIGDYDIAMSAVQVVALIEDEAKVEIEATAVVPQ, from the coding sequence ATGAAAAAAGCTCTTCTCCCCGCTGGTTGGGTCAAGCCGCGTGGCTACGCGAATGGCGTCGCGGCGAGCGGCACGCAGGTGTTCATTGCCGGCCAGATCGGCTGGGACGAACAGGCGCGCTTCCAGACGACCGACTTCGCCGCGCAAGCCATCCAGGCGCTCAAGAATGTGCTCGCCGTCCTGCACGAAGCGGGCGGCAAGCCCGAGCACCTGGTGCGACTGACGTGGTACGTCACCGACAAACGCGAATATCTCGCGTCGTTGAAGGACATCGGCCGCGCGTTTCGCGAGCTGATCGGCGACTACGACATCGCGATGAGCGCGGTCCAGGTGGTCGCGCTCATCGAAGACGAAGCGAAAGTCGAAATCGAGGCGACCGCCGTGGTCCCGCAGTAA
- a CDS encoding AMP-binding protein has translation MEPSAHVDTFARDNLPPQDQWPVFLLDNPDVAYPARLNCATELLDRTIEAGHRDRPAIWSDVDGTPRATTYGELLALVNRSAHVLVDEMGLRPGNRVLLRGPNTLHMAVTALAALKAGLVVVPTMPLLRAKELKQIIDKAQVGAALCDARLTAELARCTDPQDEFFCAGLKQTRLFHDDAADSLDTLAINKSDQFTACDTAADDVCLIAFTSGTTGAPKGCMHFHRDVVAMCDLFPRHVLKPTSSDIFCGTPPLAFTFGLGGLLCFPLRVGASTVLIEKLTPETLLQTVERFHATVMFTAPTFYRQMAPLVAHHDVSTLKKTVSAGESLPDSTRRLWHDATGIDMIDGIGGTELIHIFISAQGDEIRPHAIGRAVPGYVVQAVDDDMQPVAPGTIGKLAVRGPTGCRYLADERQKKFVRDGWNLPGDSVYLDEDGYVFYQARADDMIVSAGYNISGPEVESVLLQHDAVSECGVIGVPDETRGQIVKAFVVVNPGYVADDKLVAQLQDFVKNSVAPYKYPREIVFIDALPRTETGKLKRFELRTMA, from the coding sequence ATGGAACCGTCAGCACACGTCGATACCTTCGCGCGCGACAATCTTCCGCCGCAGGATCAGTGGCCCGTCTTTCTGCTCGACAACCCCGACGTTGCCTATCCGGCGCGCCTGAACTGCGCGACGGAGTTGCTCGACCGGACCATCGAAGCGGGCCACCGCGATCGTCCCGCGATCTGGTCCGATGTGGACGGCACGCCGCGCGCCACGACTTACGGTGAACTGCTCGCGCTCGTGAATCGCAGCGCGCACGTGCTGGTCGACGAAATGGGATTGCGGCCGGGCAACCGCGTTCTACTGCGCGGCCCGAACACGCTGCATATGGCGGTGACCGCGCTCGCGGCGCTCAAGGCAGGCCTCGTCGTGGTGCCGACCATGCCTCTGCTGCGAGCCAAGGAACTGAAGCAGATCATCGACAAGGCGCAGGTCGGCGCGGCATTGTGCGACGCCCGCTTGACCGCCGAACTGGCGCGCTGCACCGACCCGCAAGACGAGTTTTTCTGCGCGGGCCTGAAGCAAACGCGCCTGTTCCACGACGACGCCGCCGATTCGCTCGACACGCTCGCGATCAACAAGTCCGACCAATTCACCGCCTGCGACACCGCCGCCGACGACGTCTGCCTGATCGCTTTCACCAGCGGCACGACCGGCGCGCCGAAAGGCTGCATGCACTTTCATCGCGATGTCGTGGCCATGTGCGATCTGTTCCCGCGCCATGTGCTCAAGCCCACCTCGAGCGATATCTTTTGCGGCACGCCGCCGCTCGCGTTCACGTTCGGCCTCGGCGGCCTGCTGTGCTTTCCGCTGCGGGTGGGTGCCTCCACGGTACTGATCGAGAAGCTCACGCCCGAGACGTTGTTGCAGACCGTCGAGCGTTTTCACGCGACCGTCATGTTCACCGCGCCAACCTTCTACCGGCAAATGGCGCCGCTGGTTGCGCACCACGACGTTTCGACCTTGAAGAAAACCGTCTCCGCGGGGGAGTCATTGCCGGATTCGACAAGGCGCCTCTGGCACGACGCGACTGGGATCGACATGATCGACGGCATCGGCGGCACCGAGCTGATCCACATTTTCATCTCGGCGCAAGGCGATGAGATTCGCCCGCATGCTATCGGCCGCGCGGTGCCGGGTTACGTCGTGCAGGCCGTGGACGACGACATGCAACCGGTCGCGCCCGGCACCATCGGCAAACTCGCGGTGCGTGGCCCGACCGGTTGCCGTTATCTTGCCGACGAACGGCAAAAGAAGTTCGTGCGCGACGGCTGGAATCTGCCCGGCGATTCCGTCTATCTCGACGAAGACGGCTACGTGTTCTATCAGGCGCGCGCCGACGACATGATCGTCTCCGCCGGCTACAACATCTCCGGCCCCGAAGTGGAGAGCGTCCTGCTGCAACACGATGCGGTGTCCGAATGCGGTGTGATCGGCGTGCCCGACGAAACCCGCGGGCAGATCGTCAAGGCGTTCGTCGTGGTCAATCCCGGCTATGTCGCGGACGACAAACTGGTGGCGCAATTGCAGGATTTCGTGAAAAACAGCGTGGCGCCATATAAGTATCCGCGCGAGATCGTCTTCATCGATGCCCTGCCGCGCACCGAAACCGGCAAGCTCAAACGCTTCGAGTTGCGCACGATGGCCTAG
- a CDS encoding LysR family transcriptional regulator: MEWNDVRIFLAIAREGTLGRAAKQVGQTQPTIGRRLRMLEASVGQTLFQRTADGFVLTEEGAAVLAAAERMEDEAHAFERALAGKQQQLTGLLRISSSDWFGVHVLTPVVAEFLRANPLVSIELVTDSRRLNLARRDADLLFRITPFDEADVIQRKFIKMDYALYGPSNLVPPQRGDGAGYALLTMDSAFETLPDVKWLRQILPNAHVAFGSNNREAQARMCAERGGLAVLPCPLGDNTAGIERIDLGEAPPGRDVWFGYHRDLRRLGRLRAFLDLAIDRISNV; the protein is encoded by the coding sequence ATGGAGTGGAACGACGTTCGGATCTTTCTGGCGATTGCCCGCGAGGGGACCTTAGGCCGCGCGGCAAAGCAGGTTGGGCAGACCCAGCCGACTATCGGTCGCAGGCTGCGGATGCTGGAGGCATCGGTCGGGCAGACGCTGTTTCAGCGCACCGCGGACGGCTTCGTGCTGACGGAGGAGGGCGCCGCCGTACTCGCGGCTGCCGAGCGGATGGAGGACGAGGCGCACGCGTTCGAGCGCGCGCTGGCGGGAAAACAGCAACAGCTCACCGGCCTGTTGCGGATCTCGTCTTCGGACTGGTTCGGGGTGCATGTGTTGACGCCGGTCGTGGCGGAGTTTCTTCGTGCGAACCCGTTGGTGTCGATCGAACTCGTGACCGATTCGCGGCGCCTCAATCTGGCGCGCCGCGACGCCGATCTGCTGTTCCGCATCACGCCTTTCGATGAGGCCGACGTCATCCAGCGAAAGTTCATCAAAATGGATTACGCGCTGTACGGCCCGTCGAACCTCGTTCCCCCGCAGCGCGGCGACGGCGCGGGATACGCGCTGCTAACCATGGACAGCGCCTTCGAAACGCTGCCCGACGTGAAATGGCTGCGTCAAATTTTGCCGAACGCGCATGTGGCATTCGGCAGCAACAACCGCGAGGCGCAGGCGCGCATGTGCGCCGAACGAGGCGGGCTGGCCGTGCTGCCTTGCCCGTTGGGCGACAACACCGCGGGGATTGAACGCATCGACCTTGGGGAAGCACCGCCAGGACGAGATGTCTGGTTCGGCTACCATCGCGACCTGCGCAGGTTGGGCAGATTGCGGGCGTTTCTCGACCTCGCAATCGACCGGATATCGAACGTCTGA